In Brachionichthys hirsutus isolate HB-005 chromosome 5, CSIRO-AGI_Bhir_v1, whole genome shotgun sequence, a single genomic region encodes these proteins:
- the gtf2h1 gene encoding general transcription factor IIH subunit 1, whose product MASLSEEVLLVVKKVRQRKQDGTLYLMTERIAWGPEGKDRFTVSHLYADIRCQKISPDGKAKIQLQLILHTGDSTTFHFSNENSALKDREAAKELLQQLLPKFKKKANKELEEKNRMLQEDPLLFQLYKDLVVSQVISADEFWANRLGDINTTDSSLNNNKQEVGISGAFLADIRPQTDGCNGLRYNLTADIIESIFRTYPAVKQKYSENVPHNLTEKEFWTRFFQSHYFHRDRINTGTQDIFSECAKQDEKGLKSLVVQGVRNPLVNLLSLEDKTLDEGYGASTTLPSTSNSNRTVRESSNAAIIKRFNHHSAMVLAAGSRKGETQTDQGSETSSTDGNSRDSDFFQPPVKKVKLHEALEYEDLQGGNRPKTVALNLKKSDRYAHGPVPLQSQHYKTSQDIINSVNFIRHEMINYKPNLTQVMSSTAASSAIAALSPGGVLMQQGAQQAINQMIPNEAQTELKHLYAAAGELLRHFWSCFPVNSQFLEEKVMKMKSNLEKFQVTKLRPFQEKLQRQYLSTNLTGHLEEMLQAAYSKFDIWQTRRMMRKT is encoded by the exons ATGGCATCACTATCAGAGGAGGTGTTGCTGGTGGTGAAAAAGGTTCGCCAGAGGAAGCAGGATGGGACCCTTTATCTGATGACTGAGCGTATAGCCTGGGGGCCAGAGGGTAAAGACCGATTCACAGTCAGCCACTTGTATGCTGATATTCGAT GCCAGAAGATTAGTCCGGATGGGAAAGCCAAGATTCAGCTTCAACTGATTCTTCACACCGGCGACAGCACCACGTTCCACTTTTCCAATGAGAACAGTGCGCTAAAAGACAGAGAGGCTGCCAaagaactgctgcagcagctgctgcccaaGTTCAAGAAGAAAGCCaacaaggagctggaggagaaaaacaG AATGCTGCAAGAAGATCCGTTGCTCTTCCAGTTGTACAAAGACCTCGTGGTGAGCCAGGTGATCAGCGCCGATGAGTTCTGGGCCAACCGCCTCGGAGACATTAACACTACAGATTCCTcgctaaacaacaacaaacaggaagttggtaTATCTGGAGCCTTTCTG GCTGACATTCGACCTCAGACAGATGGCTGCAACGGTTTGAGGTATAATCTGACAGCGGACATCATTGAATCCATCTTCAGAACGTACCCTGCAG TGAAGCAGAAGTATAGCGAGAATGTGCCTCATAACCTGACGGAGAAGGAGTTCTGGACCCGCTTTTTTCAGTCCCATTATTTTCACAGAGACCGCATCAACACAGGAACACAGGACATCTTCTCAGAGTGCGCCAAGCAGGATGAAAAGG GTTTAAAGTCTTTGGTGGTTCAAGGAGTGAGGAATCCTTTGGTCAACCTCTTATCACTAGAAGACAAAACATTAGATGAG GGTTATGGAGCTTCCACAACATTACCTTCAACTTCTAATTCGAACAGGACGGTGAGGGAGAGCAGCAATGCCGCCATTATTAAGCGGTTTAACCATCACAGCGCGATGGTGCTGGCGGCAGGCTCACGCAAAGG GGAAACACAAACTGACCAAGGCAGTGAGACAAGCAGCACAGATGGGAACTCCAGGGATTCTGACTTCTTCCAGCCTCCTGTAAAGAAG GTTAAATTACACGAAGCCTTGGAGTACGAAGATCTGCAAGGGGGCAACAGACCAAAAACAGTTGCACTAAACCTCAAGAAGTCTGACAG gtaTGCTCATGGTCCTGTGCCACTTCAGTCCCAGCACTACAAGACAAGCCAGGATATAATCAACTCTGTCAACTTCATCCGGCATGAGATGATCAATTACAAACCCAACCTCACTCAG GTAATGTCCAGCACAGCAGCCAGTTCCGCCATTGCTGCTCTTTCTCCGGGTGGCGTCCTCATGCAGCAAGGAGCACAGCAAGCTATAAATC AGATGATACCCAATGAGGCTCAAACAGAGTTGAAGCATCTTtatgcagctgctggagagtTGTTAAGACACTTCTGGTCGTGTTTTCCTGTAAACTCTCAATTTTTGGAGGAGAAG GTAATGAAAATGAAGTCCAACCTGGAGAAGTTTCAGGTGACTAAGCTTCGGCCGTTTCAGGAGAAACTTCAACGTCAGTACTTGAGTACAAAC CTCACAGGACATTTGGAGGAGATGCTGCAGGCCGCCTACAGCAAGTTCGACATTTGGCAAACCCGTCGCATGATGAGGAAAACCTGA